From the Manis javanica isolate MJ-LG chromosome 13, MJ_LKY, whole genome shotgun sequence genome, one window contains:
- the LOC140845400 gene encoding olfactory receptor 7G2-like: MKPTNHTDVSEFLLLGLTEDPELQPILFGLFLSMYLVTILGNLLIILAVGSDPHLHTPMYFFLSHLSFTDICIGTTTIPKMLVNIKIHNQHISYTGCLFQMGLVIGFGGFESCLLAAMAYDRYVAICHPLMYTVIMNPMLCVLLILLSLLVGMGNALLHSLMVLRLSFCRDLEVPHFFCELAQVIKLACSDTLINNILIYFMASLFGGVPVSGVIFSYTQILSSILRMPSVEGKRKAFSTCGSHLSVVSLFYGTALGVYISSAVTDTSRKTAVASVMYIVVPQMINPFIYSLRNRDMKGAFKKIINRIPPSLMMSPALDLFLLNESK; this comes from the coding sequence ATGAAGCCTACAAATCACACAGATGTCTCAGAATTCCTCCTCCTGGGACTGACAGAGGATCCAGAGCTGCAGCCCATCCTCTTCGGGCTGTTCCTGTCCATGTACCTGGTCACCatcctggggaacctgctcatcatcctggccGTCGGCTCTGatccccacctccacacccccatgtacttcttcctgtccCACCTGTCCTTTACTGACATCTGTATAGGCACAACCACTATCCCTAAGATGCTGGTGAACATCAAAATACACAATCAGCACATCAGTTACACAGGATGCCTTTTCCAGATGGGCTTAGTCATTGGTTTTGGTGGATTTGAAAGTTGTCTCCTTGCagcaatggcctatgaccgctacgtggccatctgtcaCCCCCTGATGTACACGGTCATCATGAACCCCATGCTCTGTGTTCTGCTcattctgctctctctgctcgTTGGCATGGGGAATGCGCTGCTCCACAGTCTGATGGTGCTGAGGCTGTCCTTCTGCAGGGACCTGGAAGTCCCCCACTTCTTCTGTGAACTTGCTCAGGTCATCAAGCTGGCCTGCTCTGATACCCTCATCAATAATATCCTGATATATTTTATGGCTTCCCTCTTTGGGGGTGTTCCTGTATCCGGGGTCATTTTCTCTTATACTCAAATTCTCTCTTCTATTTTGAGAATGCCCTCAGTGGAGGGAAAGCGcaaagccttttccacctgtggATCTCACTTGTCAGTTGTCTCCTTGTTCTATGGGACAGCTTTGGGGGTGTACATTAGTTCTGCAGTTACTGACACTTCCAGGAAGACTGCAGTAGCTTCAGTGATGTACATCGTGGTTCCTCAAATGATAAATCCGTTCATTTACAGCCTGAGGAATAGGGACATGAAGGGGgcctttaagaaaataattaataggaTACCTCCATCTTTAATGATGTCACCTGCTTTGGACTTGTTTTTATTGAATGAGTCAAAGTGA
- the LOC140845399 gene encoding olfactory receptor 7G2-like, translating to MYFSLCNLSLADISLSTITISKMLLNIQTQNQHISYTGCIAQIGFVLVFIGFESCLLAAMAYNSYVAICQTLLYTVVMTPRLCALLFLLSLLLNVVNILLHSLMVLPLSFCTNRKIPHFFCELAQVIKLACSDTLINNFLIFSVFSLLGGLPLSGITFSYAKIVSSVLRVPSAGGRYKAFSTCGSHLSVVLLFYGTGLGVYISSAVADSSRKAVVASVMYAVVPQMMNSFIYNLRNRDMKLAFRKLIRRIALPY from the coding sequence ATGTACTTCTCCCTCTGCAACCTGTCCCTGGCTGACATCTCTTTAAGCACAATCACAATCTCCAAGATGCTATTGAACATTCAGACACAGAATCAGCACATCAGTTATACAGGCTGCATTGCCCAGATCGGCTTTGTCCTTGTTTTTATTGGTTTTGAAAGCTGTCTCCTTGCAGCAATGGCCTACAAcagctatgtggccatctgtcaaACACTGCTGTACACAGTCGTCATGACCCCCCGGCTCTGTGCCCTGCTGTTTCTGCTCAGTCTGCTCCTTAATGTCGTGAATATCCTGCTCCACAGTCTGATGGTGCTGCCTCTCTCCTTCTGCACAAACAGGAAAATCCCCCACTTCTTCTGTGAACTTGCTCAGGTCATCAAGCTGGCCTGCTCTGATACCCTCATCAATAACTTCCTGATATTTTCTGTGTTTAGCCTACTTGGGGGTCTTCCTCTCTCTGGGATCACTTTCTCTTATGCTAAAATTGTCTCCTCTGTTTTGCGAGTGCCATCAGCAGGGGGAAGGTataaagccttttccacctgtgggTCTCACCTCTCAGTGGTACTCTTGTTCTATGGGACAGGATTAGGGGTGTACATTAGTTCTGCAGTTGCTGACTCTTCCAGGAAGGCTGTAGTGGCTTCAGTGATGTATGCGGTGGTCCCACAAATGATGAATTCCTTCATCTACAACCTGAGGAACAGGGACATGAAGTTGGCCTTTAGGAAACTCATCAGGAGGATAGCTCTCCCTTATTGA
- the LOC140845401 gene encoding olfactory receptor 7G2-like produces the protein MKPTNHTDVSEFLLLGLTEDPELQPILFGLFLSMYIVTILGKLLIILAVGSDPHLHTPMYFFLSHLSFTDICISTTTIPKMLVNIKIHNQHISYTGCLFQMGLVIGFGGLESCLLAAMAYDCYVAICHPLMYTVIMNPQICVLLILLSLLIGMGNALLHSLMAVWLSFFRDLEVPHFFCELAQVIKLACSDTLINNILIYFVASLFGGVPVSGVIFSYTQILSSILRKLSVEGKRKAFSTCGSHLSVVSLFYGTALGVYISSSVTDSSRKTAVASVMYIVVPQMLNPFIYSLRNRDMKGAFKKIINRIPPSLMMSPALVLFLLNESK, from the coding sequence ATGAAGCCTACAAATCACACAGATGTCTCAGAATTCCTCCTCCTGGGACTGACAGAGGATCCAGAGCTGCAGCCCATCCTCTTTGGGCTGTTTCTGTCCATGTACATCGTCACCATCCTTGGGAAACTGCTCATCATCCTGGCCGTTGgctctgacccccacctccacacccccatgtacttcttcctgtccCACCTGTCCTTTACCGACATCTGTATAAGCACAACCACCATCCCTAAGATGCTGGTGAACATCAAAATACACAATCAGCACATCAGTTACACAGGATGCCTTTTCCAGATGGGCTTAGTCATTGGTTTTGGTGGACTTGAAAGTTGTCTCCTTGCAGCAATGGCCTATGACTgctacgtggccatctgtcaCCCCCTGATGTACACGGTCATCATGAACCCCCAGATCTGTGTTCTGCTcattctgctctctctgctcatTGGCATGGGGAATGCCCTGCTCCACAGTCTGATGGCGGTGTGGCTGTCCTTCTTCAGGGACCTGGAAGTCCCCCACTTCTTCTGTGAACTTGCTCAGGTCATCAAGCTGGCCTGCTCTGATACCCTCATCAATAATATCCTGATATATTTTGTGGCTTCCCTCTTTGGGGGTGTTCCTGTATCCGGGGTCATTTTCTCTTATACTCAAATTCTCTCTTCTATTTTGAGAAAGCTCTCAGTGGAGGGAAAGCGtaaagccttttccacctgtggATCTCACTTGTCAGTTGTCTCCTTGTTCTATGGGACAGCTTTGGGGGTGTACATTAGTTCTTCAGTTACTGACTCTTCCAGGAAGACTGCAGTAGCTTCAGTGATGTACATCGTGGTTCCTCAAATGttaaatccattcatctacagcctgaggaataGGGACATGAAGGGGgcctttaagaaaataattaataggaTACCTCCATCTTTAATGATGTCACCTGCTTTGGTCTTGTTTTTATTGAATGAGTCAAAGTGA
- the LOC108389011 gene encoding olfactory receptor 7G1-like — MEPQNHTEVSEFLLLGLTEDPEVQLSLFGLFLSVYLVTILGNLLIILAVSSEPHLHTPMYFFLCNLSFTDICISTTTIPKMLVNIQAQNQHISFTGCITQVCFVFIFAGFENFILAAMAYDRYVAICHPLRYTDIMTPWLCVLLILLSLLITSGVSVLHSLMVLRLSFCQDLAIPHFFCELAHVLKLACSDTFINNFLIYFLSGLFAGVPLCGIIFSYTQIGSSVLRMPSVEGKVKAFSTCGSHLTVVSLFYGTVFGVYISSLITDSSRKTAIASTMYTVVPQMMNPFIYSLRNRDMKAALRKLISGYLLFCHCAFYAGCGV; from the coding sequence ATGGAACCCCAGAATCACACAGAAGTTTCAgaattcctcctcctgggattgacAGAGGATCCAGAAGTGCAGCTCAGCCTCTTTGGGCTGTTCCTGTCCGTGTACCTGGTCACCatcctggggaacctgctcatcatcctggccGTCAGCTCTGaaccccacctccacacccccatgtacttcttcctctgcaACCTGTCCTTCACTGACATCTGTATAagcaccaccaccatccccaagatGCTGGTGAACATCCAGGCACAGAATCAGCACATCAGCTTTACAGGCTGCATCACCCAGGTCTGCTTTGTCTTCATTTTTGCTGGATTTGAAAACTTTATCCTTGCagcaatggcctatgaccgctatgtggccatctgccatccgCTCAGGTACACGGACATCATGACCCCCTGGCTCTGTGTCCTGCTCATTCTGCTCTCCCTGCTCATTACCAGTGGGGTTAGTGTGCTCCACAGTCTGATGGTGCTGCGGCTGTCCTTCTGCCAGGACCTGGCAATCCCCCACTTCTTCTGTGAGCTTGCTCATGTCCTCAAGCTGGCCTGTTCAGATACCTTCATCAACAACTTCCTGATATATTTTTTGTCTGGCCTTTTTGCCGGTGTTCCTCTGTGTGGAATCATTTTCTCTTATACACAAATAGGCTCCTCTGTTTTGCGAATGCCATCAGTAGAGGGAAAGGTtaaagccttttccacctgtgggTCTCACCTCACTGTTGTTTCCTTGTTCTATGGGACAGTGTTTGGAGTGTATATTAGCTCTTTAATTACTGACTCTTCCAGGAAGACGGCAATAGCTTCAACGATGTACACTGTGGTCCCTCAGATgatgaaccccttcatctacagcctgaggaacagggacatGAAGGCGGCCTTAAGGAAACTCATCAGTGGATACCTACTTTTCTGTCATTGTGCTTTCTACGCTGGGTGTGGTGTCTAG